A window from Salminus brasiliensis chromosome 7, fSalBra1.hap2, whole genome shotgun sequence encodes these proteins:
- the LOC140559735 gene encoding collagen alpha-1(XXVIII) chain, whose translation MLSGVGEIQPRTSVQSFRSHSSMSPELSVGRGDEEGRELHVVVNTNDPDYEHIYSIESYDDPMEEIVDLTPSINQSQGKATVVALNAGKQKREVKGEDPCVLPLDEGECSRYTLRWYFNSQVGICRPFIYSGCGGNANRYTQKEECEQHCL comes from the exons ATGTTGTCAGGTGTTGGAGAAATTCAGCCACGTACGTCGGTGCAGTCTTTCCGAAGTCACTCCTCCATGTCCCCCGAGCTCTCAGTAGGCCGAGGGGACGAGGAGG GTCGTGAATTGCATGTTGTGGTAAACACAAATGACCCCGACTATGAGCATATTTACTCCATTGAGAGCTATGATGACCCCATGGAAGAAATCGTTGACCTTACCCCCTCAATCAACCAGAGCCAAG GCAAGGCAACAGTTGTTGCATTAAATGCAGGGAAACAGAAAAGAGAGGTTAAAGGTGAAG ATCCGTGTGTATTGCCACTGGATGAGGGTGAATGTTCCAGATATACACTGCGCTGGTACTTTAATTCTCAGGTGGGCATCTGTAGAccctttatctacagtggctgTGGAGGAAATGCCAACCGCTACACACAGAAAGAGGAGTGTGAACAACACTGCCTATGA